In the genome of Raphanus sativus cultivar WK10039 chromosome 4, ASM80110v3, whole genome shotgun sequence, one region contains:
- the LOC130511672 gene encoding 40S ribosomal protein S27-2-like, whose product MVLQNDIDLLNPPAELEKRKHKLKRLVQSPNSFFMDVKCQGCFNITTVFSHSQTVVVCANCQNVLCQPTGGKARLTEGCSFRKK is encoded by the exons ATG GTTCTACAAAACGATATTGATCTGCTGAACCCACCAGCTGAGCTTGAGAAGAGGAAGCACAAGCTCAAGCGTCTTGTTCAGTCCCCCAACTCTTTTTTCATG GATGTGAAGTGCCAAGGCTGCTTTAACAT AACGACGGTGTTCAGCCACTCGCAGACGGTTGTAGTGTGTGCAAACTGCCAGAATGTGCTTTGCCAACCCACAGGAGGAAAGGCTAGGCTCACTGAAGGTTGCTCTTTCAGGAAAAAGTGA
- the LOC108837555 gene encoding probable methyltransferase PMT16 has product MNLFTRTSPRDKKSNLYYITLVGILCLGSYLLGIWRTSSVIPRAAFDYSSGVAQCEKFSKTTLTRDLDFDAHHNPRDPPPVPSTAVSFPSCDAKLSEHTPCEDAKRSLKFPRERLEYRQRHCPERDEALKCRIPAPYGYKTPFRWPESRDVAWFANVPHTELTVEKKNQNWVRYENDRFWFPGGGTMFPHGADAYIDDIGRLIDLSDGSIRTAIDTGCGVASFGAYLLSRNITTMSFAPRDTHEAQVQFALERGVPAMIGIMATIRLPYPSRAFDLAHCSRCLIPWGQNDGVYLMEVDRVLRPGGYWILSGPPINWQKRWKGWERTRDDLNAEQTQIEQVARSLCWKKVVQKDDLAIWQKPFNHIHCKKNGRGLKKPEFCRHDQDPDMAWYTNMDSCLTPLPEVDEGEDLKTVAGGKVEKWPARLNAVPPRVNNGDLQEITPEGFLGDTELWKQRVSYYKTLDYQLGETGRYRNVLDMNAYVGGFAAALADEPVWVMNVVPVEAKLNTLGVIYERGLIGTYQNWCEAMSTYPRTYDFIHADSVFTLYQDKCEPEDILLEMDRILRPGGGVIIRDDVDVLIKVKALTKGLQWEGRIADHEKGPNERVKIYYAVKQYWTVTVPQEEDKNNTKALS; this is encoded by the exons ATGAATTTATTTACAAGAACATCGCCGAGGGACAAGAAGTCCAATCTCTATTACATAACCCTAGTAGGGATTCTCTGCCTCGGTAGCTACCTTCTCGGGATATGGCGAACTTCGTCGGTCATCCCACGCGCCGCCTTTGATTACTCAAGCGGCGTAGCACAGTGCGAGAAATTCTCCAAAACCACTCTAACGAGAGATCTCGACTTCGACGCGCACCACAACCCTCGTGATCCACCGCCGGTGCCTTCAACCGCCGTGTCATTCCCGTCGTGCGACGCTAAACTGAGCGAGCACACGCCGTGCGAAGACGCGAAGCGATCGCTGAAGTTCCCCCGGGAGAGGCTGGAGTACAGGCAGAGGCATTGCCCCGAGAGAGACGAGGCTCTGAAGTGCCGTATCCCGGCGCCGTACGGTTACAAGACGCCGTTCCGGTGGCCGGAGAGCCGTGACGTGGCGTGGTTTGCGAATGTTCCTCACACGGAGCTTACGGTTGAGAAAAAGAACCAGAACTGGGTCCGGTACGAGAACGATCGGTTTTGGTTTCCTGGTGGCGGTACGATGTTTCCGCATGGCGCTGATGCGTACATTGACGATATCGGACGGTTGATTGATCTCAGCGACGGTTCGATTCGTACAGCCATCGATACCGGTTGTGGG GTGGCTAGCTTTGGTGCGTATCTATTATCAAGAAACATAACAACGATGTCGTTTGCTCCAAGGGACACACATGAAGCTCAAGTTCAGTTCGCCCTCGAGCGTGGCGTGCCTGCAATGATCGGAATCATGGCCACAATCCGCTTACCGTATCCTTCCAGAGCCTTTGACTTAGCACATTGCTCTCGTTGTCTTATCCCTTGGGGACAAAACG ATGGGGTTTACTTGATGGAGGTTGATAGGGTTCTAAGACCAGGAGGGTATTGGATACTGTCTGGACCGCCGATTAATTGGCAGAAACGATGGAAAGGATGGGAAAGGACGAGGGATGATTTAAACGCAGAGCAGACACAGATCGAGCAGGTCGCGAGAAGCTTGTGTTGGAAGAAAGTGGTACAGAAAGATGATCTTGCAATCTGGCAAAAGCCGTTTAACCACATTCACTGTAAAAAGAACGGACGAGGCTTGAAGAAACCGGAGTTTTGTCGTCATGATCAAGATCCCGACATGGCCTGGTATACGAATATGGATTCTTGTTTAACGCCGTTACCTGAAGTTGACGAGGGGGAGGATCTAAAGACGGTGGCTGGAGGAAAGGTGGAGAAATGGCCGGCGAGGTTAAACGCGGTTCCTCCGAGAGTAAACAACGGTGACCTCCAGGAAATCACACCGGAAGGTTTCTTGGGTGACACGGAACTGTGGAAACAGAGAGTTTCTTATTACAAGACACTAGATTATCAGTTGGGTGAAACCGGGAGATACAGAAACGTACTAGACATGAACGCTTACGTCGGTGGATTCGCGGCTGCTCTAGCAGATGAACCGGTCTGGGTCATGAACGTTGTCCCGGTCGAGGCTAAGCTCAACACTCTCGGTGTCATTTACGAGCGTGGTCTAATCGGAACGTATCAAAACTG GTGTGAAGCGATGTCAACGTATCCAAGAACGTACGATTTCATCCATGCGGACTCGGTTTTCACGTTGTACCAAGATAAATGCGAACCGGAGGATATATTATTGGAGATGGACCGGATTCTTAGACCGGGTGGTGGAGTGATTATAAGAGACGACGTTGACGTCTTGATTAAGGTTAAGGCATTAACCAAAGGTTTGCAATGGGAAGGTAGAATTGCTGACCACGAGAAAGGTCCTAATGAGAGAGTGAAGATTTACTACGCGGTGAAACAGTATTGGACTGTCACTGTACCTCAGGAAGAAGATAAAAACAATACTAAAGCTCTCTCATGA
- the LOC108851938 gene encoding LIM domain-containing protein PLIM2a-like, whose protein sequence is MSFTGTLDKCKACDKTVYVMDLLTLEGNTYHKSCFRCSHCNGTLQMSTYSSMDGVLYCKTHFEQLFKESGNFSKNFQTGKTEKSNEQMNRAPSKLSSFFSGTQDKCASCHKTVYPLEKVNMEGECYHKTCFKCAHSGCPLTHSSYASLNGVLYCKVHFNQLFLEKGSYNHVHQAAANHRRTASSGASTPPSEDQKPEENTAIPEGDAGEEAAVPEAAAGEEPEPVVES, encoded by the exons atgtcgTTTACTGGAACGTTGGATAAATGCAAGGCGTGTGACAAAACCGTCTACGTCATGGATTTGTTGACGCTAGAGGGTAACACTTATCACAAATCATGTTTCCGATGCAGTCACTGCAATGGCACTCTCCAG ATGAGTACTTACTCGTCCATGGATGGAGTTCTTTACTGCAAGACTCACTTCGAACAGCTTTTCAAAGAGTCTGGCAATTTCAGCAAGAACTTTCAGACTGGAAAGACAGAGAAGTCGAATGAACAAATG AATCGAGCTCCAAGCAAGTTATCTTCATTCTTCAGTGGAACACAAGACAAGTGTGCGAGTTGTCACAAAACCGTTTACCCACTTGAGAAAGTAAACATGGAAGGTGAATGTTACCACAAGACTTGCTTCAAGTGCGCACACAGTGGTTGCCCTTTGACTCACTCTTCTTACGCTTCTCTCAACGGTGTCCTCTACTGTAAAGTCCATTTCAACCAGCTCTTTCTCGAGAAAGGAAGTTACAACCACGTCCATCAAGCCGCTGCTAACCACCGCCGAACCGCCTCTTCTGGTGCCTCTACTCCGCCTTCTGAAGATCAGAAACCTGAAGAAAACACTGCAATTCCGGAAGGAGATGCAGGAGAAGAAGCAGCAGTCCCTGAAGCTGCTGCAGGAGAAGAGCCTGAGCCTGTGGTTGAGTCTTGA
- the LOC108851937 gene encoding phosphomannomutase-like, with protein MSAKKTGVIALFDVDDTLTAPRKEATREMLDFIRELRQVVTIGLVGGSDLRKISEQLGKTVTNDFDYCFTENGLVAHKDGKPIGIQSMKLYLGEDKLKELINYTLHYIADLDIPIKRGTFIEFRNGMLNVSPIGRNCSQEERDEFERYDKVQNIRSKMVAELRERFAHLNLTFSIGGQISFDVFPKGWDKTYCLQYLEDFNEIHFFGDKTYEGGNDYEIYESPKTIGHSVTSPDDTMAQCKALFMS; from the exons ATGTCGGCTAAAAAGACAGGAGTGATCGCTTTGTTCGACGTGGACGATACTCTTACAGCTCCAAGGAAGGAAGCTACTCGAGAAATGCTCGATTTTATCCGAGAATTACGCCAG GTCGTCACTATTGGACTCGTCGGTGGATCTGATCTAAGAAAGATATCTGAGCAACTTGGCAAAACAG tcACTAATGACTTTGATTATTGTTTCACTGAGAATGGTCTTGTTGCCCATAAAGATGGTAAACCCATTGGAATCCAG AGCATGAAGCTGTACCTTGGAGAAGATAAGCTCAAG GAGTTAATCAATTATACGCTGCACTACATTGCAGACTTGGATATTCCaatcaaaag GGGAACATTTATAGAATTTCGGAATGGGATGCTCAATGTGTCACCAATAGGTCGCAACTGCAGCCAAGAAGAAAGAGACGAGTTCGAGAGATATGATAAG GTTCAAAACATTCGATCAAAGATGGTGGCTGAACTTCGTGAGCGGTTTGCACATCTTAACCTTACTTTCTCTATTGGAGGACAAATCAGCTTCGAT GTCTTCCCTAAAGGTTGGGACAAGACTTATTGCTTGCAATACCTTGAGGACTTCAATGAAATCCATTTCTTCGGTGACAAAACCTATGAG GGTGGAAAtgattatgaaatatatgaatcaCCAAAAACAATTGGCCATTCAG TTACGAGTCCAGATGACACAATGGCACAATGCAAGGCTCTGTTCATGTCTTGA
- the LOC130511668 gene encoding uncharacterized protein LOC130511668 produces the protein MMWNNDGDDDDDFQIPPSSSQLSLRKPLHPTNGSISQHHHRPPRKKPRLSRYPGKENIAPAPEFTSSPCFSSGSYALGSSSSTPDCSLLDCIPSSVDCSAGDSGEPFCSLAAETEEEHVLVGGKEKGECFKANHEGYSCNSMEARLLLKSRIRLDEEEDESDSESELDVLIKLCSEGRDDSIQCPLCETDISALSEEERQVHTNNCLDTQAPQQGSLRKCEKSSSLIEESVDDPVQLVNDISPVLKWVRSLGLAKYEDVFLREEIDWDTLQSLTEEDLLSIGITSLGPRKKIVNALSTLREEACAASSAEAQAQSLSNSSHVTDRQRERSTYRKASEPKKPTANKLITEFFPGDATKIPKKLPKEPVAEQSCRRAAVRRNGNNGKSKVIPQWNCVPGTPFRVDAFKYLTRDCCHWFLTHFHLDHYQGLTKSFSHGRIYCSLITAKLVNMKIGIPWERLQVLNLGQKVSIAGVDVTCFDANHCPGSIMIRFEPANGKAVLHTGDFRYSEDMLNYLTGSPISSLVLDTTYCNPQYDFPKQEAVIQFVVESIQAEAFNPKTLFLIGSYTIGKERLFLEVARVLREKIYINPAKLKLLECLGFSKEDMQWFTVKEEESHIHVVPLWTLASFKRLKHIANRYTNRYSLIVAFSPTGWTSGKSKKKSPGRRLQQGTIIRYEVPYSEHSSFTELKEFVQKVSPEVIIPSVNIDGPESASAMVSMLLTESV, from the exons ATGATGTGGAACAACGACggagacgacgacgacgacttCCAGATCCCTCCTTCCTCCTCTCAGCTTTCGCTTCGAAAGCCCCTTCACCCAACCAACGGTTCCATCTCCCAACACCACCACCGTCCTCCCAGGAAGAAGCCCAGACTCAGCCGTTACCCGGGGAAGGAGAACATCGCTCCGGCTCCTGAATTTACCTCAAGCCCATGTTTCTCTTCTGGGTCTTACGCGCTGGGCTCGTCTTCTTCTACTCCTGACTGTAGCTTACTCGATTGTATCCCTTCGAGTGTTGATTGCTCTGCAGGAGATTCCGGTGAGCCCTTCTGCTCTCTCGCGGCGGAGACAGAAGAGGAACATGTTTTAGTTGGTGGGAAGGAGAAAGGTGAATGCTTTAAGGCGAATCATGAGGGGTATTCCTGTAATTCGATGGAGGCTAGGTTGTTGTTGAAGTCGAGGATTCGTCTCGACGAGGAAGAGGATGAGTCTGACTCTGAGTCTGAGCTTGACGTGTTGATAAAGCTTTGCTCTGAGGGCAGAGATGATTCGATTCAGTGTCCACTGTGTGAAACTGATATCTCTGCTTTGAGTGAGGAGGAGAGGCAAGTCCACACCAATAACTGTCTTGATACTCAAGCTCCTCAGCAA GGCTCATTGAGAAAATGCGAGAAGTCTTCTTCTTTGATCGAAGAATCTGTTGATGATCCTGTTCAGCTAGTTAATGATATATCTCCGGTGCTTAAATGGGTTAGGAGTCTAGGTTTAGCTAAATATGAAGATGTTTTTCTTCGTGAAGAGATCGACTGGGATACCCTTCAGTCACTCACTGAGGAG GATCTCCTGAGCATAGGTATCACGTCGCTTGGCCCCAGAAAGAAGATTGTGAATGCACTTAGCACACTCAGAGAAGAAGCCTGTGCAGCATCTTCAGCCGAAGCGCAGGCACAGTCTCTTTCTAATAGTAGCCATGTTACCGACAGACAGAGGGAGAGGTCAACCTACCGTAAAGCAAGTGAGCCTAAAAAACCAACCGCCAACAAGTTGATTACAGAGTTTTTCCCTGGTGATGCCACGAAGATCCCGAAGAAGCTCCCTAAAGAACCTGTCGCAGAGCAGAGCTGTAGACGTGCTGCTGTGAGAAGAAACGGCAACAACGGAAAATCTAAAGTCATTCCACAGTGGAATTGCGTTCCAGGGACACCTTTTCGAGTG GACGCATTCAAGTACCTCACACGCGATTGTTGCCATTGGTTTCTTACACACTTTCATCTTGATC ATTATCAAGGTCTGACGAAGTCATTTAGTCACGGGAGGATATACTGTTCCTTAATCACCGCAAAGCTGGTAAATATGAAGATCGGGATCCCTTGGGAGAGACTGCAAGTCCTGAACCTTGGCCAGAAGGTTAGTATTGCGGGTGTTGATGTGACATGCTTTGATGCAAACCACTGCCCCGGATCCATCATGATACGCTTTGAACCAGCCAACGGTAAG GCTGTTCTACATACGGGTGACTTCCGCTATAGTGAAGATATGTTAAACTATCTGACTGGTTCGCCTATCAGCTCTCTTGTCCTTGATACTACATACTGTAACCCTCAG TATGACTTTCCAAAGCAAGAGGCGGTGATACAGTTTGTTGTTGAGTCTATTCAAGCAGAAGCCTTTAATCCAAAGACCCTTTTCTTAATAGGAAGTTACACCATTG GAAAGGAGAGGCTGTTCTTGGAGGTTGCACGTGTGCTACGTGAGAAGATCTACATCAATCCTGCAAAGTTAAAACTCCTAGAGTGCTTGGGGTTCTCTAAGGAAGATATGCAGTGGTTTACAGTGAAAGAAGAGGAGAGCCACATTCACGTTGTGCCCTTGTGGACGCTTGCCAGTTTCAAACGGCTGAAACATATAGCTAACCGATACACA AACCGATACAGCCTAATTGTTGCATTCTCTCCAACTGGGTGGACATCGGGTAAGTCCAAGAAGAAGTCTCCAGGAAGAAGGTTACAACAGGGTACAATAATAAG GTACGAGGTTCCTTATAGTGAGCATAGCAGCTTCACAGAGCTGAAAGAGTTTGTGCAAAAAGTGTCGCCTGAAGTGATCATACCGAGTGTTAACATCGATGGACCTGAGTCTGCATCTGCAATGGTGTCTATGTTGCTTACAGAGAGTGTATGA
- the LOC108851861 gene encoding BON1-associated protein 2-like, which translates to MSYSRSIRSLEIELISAEGLKVNRKPVKRKTFGVVRIDQEIQKCKVDEQGGSYPIWQHRIKTEMATDGSVRFITVEVCYKTSGGADKNVGVAKIPVTDFMGGFAPQGHLNFLSYRLRDEYGDKSGIINVSIMVKPDVNDVKYSSPSPLMVPSLGYTACSSQAAAAVNGQMWSRPRTSSSMAINIGYGGRVVTGFPVNWGAYQRPT; encoded by the coding sequence ATGTCGTATTCAAGATCGATACGATCATTGGAGATTGAGTTAATATCAGCGGAAGGACTCAAGGTAAATCGAAAACCGGTGAAGAGGAAGACATTCGGCGTGGTCAGAATAGACCAAGAGATTCAGAAGTGCAAGGTGGACGAACAGGGTGGGAGCTATCCTATTTGGCAACATAGAATCAAGACGGAGATGGCGACAGACGGGAGTGTGAGATTTATCACCGTCGAGGTTTGTTATAAAACAAGCGGCGGGGCCGATAAGAATGTTGGAGTCGCCAAGATTCCGGTGACGGATTTCATGGGAGGGTTTGCTCCTCAGGGGCATTTGAATTTCTTGAGTTATAGGTTGAGAGATGAGTATGGAGACAAGAGTGGTATCATTAATGTTTCGATAATGGTGAAACCTGACGTTAACGATGTTAAATATTCGTCGCCATCGCCTTTGATGGTGCCTTCGTTGGGTTATACGGCGTGTTCTTCTCAGGCTGCGGCGGCGGTGAATGGTCAAATGTGGAGTAGACCAAGGACTTCTTCATCAATGGCTATTAATATTGGTTATGGCGGTCGTGTAGTAACCGGTTTTCCTGTTAACTGGGGGGCGTATCAACGGCCGACTTGA